The window agcAGTCCCTGCAGTCGGCTACACTCCTCAGCCTTCTCCTCCAGCTGCCTCTCTAGCCCAAGCCTGGATGGCTCTAGCTTCTGCCGCTTCTGGGAAAGACATGAAGAACAAGAAAAGCTTGTAGAAAGGTCCACTATAGTccaaatggtagcacatgcctgtaatcctaacacttgggaggcagaagcaggaggatcaccacaagttcaaggctagcctgaactcacagtgagttccaggcagtttgggctacagagtaaaatcttgtctcaaaaaaaagaaaacaaattatatgtataattcagctatcatttggattaaaagggcttattggaaaatgttatcatttttactttttttttttttttttttttaagatttatttattatgtatacagcatgtatgactgcagaccagaagagggcaccagatctcattacagatggttgtgagccaccatgtggttgctgggaattgaactcaggacctctggaagtgctctcaacctctgagccacctctccagccccctcatttttactattttctacagagaaaatattttccagtttcaaataaccctggacttttgaattataacctgcttctctgttcaagctatctgtgtattacttctcctgcagttgtacataaaatgtttttacattcaaaaaaggACAAacactatagaattgtattacatgaaatatatagaatacacAAACTTAAAGAGACAAAAAGATTAgacgttatctcaagatggagaagaaaggaatatagagcaatgatttcctaagtacagaatctctgttttatgTGATGAAAAAGTCCCACAATGGACAGTAgaatcaggacataatatcatgaatgtaataaatcaatacaattaatgtaattaatgaatatcataaatataattcttgaatgaatactgtgaatgtaatcaatgaataccacaaatgtaattaacatcatgagtgtaatttaaaaaattaaaaaagataatcTACCAAACCTACTTGAGACTCCTAAGTGTTCTAGTAATAACAGCCATGAGTCAGAATTACTCAGCGATGCTGATCCCTGATTCTCAGTCCTCAGACACTAAGAAACGCTTGTTTTAGGCTGCTAAGTTTTAGAGTAATCTGTTTTGCAACAAATAAAGAGTCTATTATTATCTTCACTTAGTGTTAAGGAAATGGGATTTGAATACTTGAAGAACTTAACTAAGCTTAGCTACATAACCAGCAATTACTAGAATCAAGGTTGGAACCTACTAAGCTTGATTCCACACAACCATTAACCTGCACTGACATCTCCTTAACAAGGGGACTGCAAACCATCATGAGCTGAACTCCAACGTACAGGGCAATACTGTGAAAGGAGGAAGGCGCATTTAcaaagggctggggctgggggtgtgctAAGAGTACCTGCCTGGcatatacaaagccctgggttccatccccagcaaggcataaactgggcatggtgattgACATTTGTAACCCCaaatctgggaggtggaggcaagaggattagaagttcaggGTTAACCCAGAGAGTTCGGGGCCAGTCCTTTTGAGACTCTGTCCTTCCAAtcccaaagagaaaagtaaaaagtgTAACTTTTAGAGGAACAGTGGCTGCGTCCTTCTATCCCTCCTCTACAACCTACTGCCACAAGTAATTCCCTAAACCTCTCCAGTCTTCAGACCTCCATCAAAAAGAGCCTACGGCACGCTTTGCACAGCCACAGTCATGATTATGTATTGCCCAGGATAGTATCTGTCATAAAAATTACACTCAACAAATGACATTATTATCACCACCATCCTAATTATGATGAGAAAAAGACTTGAGACACATGGAATgtaagtaattttcttttctttttgggggacATGGTTTTGTGTGGCCCAGTCCATCTTCAAACCTGATAAATAATAGCCAGAGAGGACCCTGAatccatgatcctcctgcctctagttcctgaGTGCTGTACTGCCAAGTACCACCACAATTGGTTGTATtcagtactagggattgaacccgggACACTTCATGCAGGCCAAGtgagcactctatcaactgagctacacccctggACAGAAAACAAACGCTAGTTCTCAAGCTTTCTATAAGCAGCAGACCCAGGACATGGACTCCTAGGGAAAACGAAACGGAAGTAGATCTGTTCTGTGCTCCACCCTTTAAGTCCCAGAGAAATTCAAAGGCCTGGCTGGGACTAGGACACTCACTTCTTGCCTCACTCAACACAGACAGTACTGACTCAGAAGAGCCAGCCCAGCTGGGCACGCCTTTGAACCCAGCAGAGAGCGAggaagacctctgtgagttcaaggctggccaaGGATACTCATACCTCATACtcagtgagacacacacacacacacacacacacacacacacacacacacacatctccaggGCATTCATCTTCCCTGTGGTCCTTCACCCCCCCATACCTCTAACCTGCCTTACCTTCACCTCTTCATCCAGCTTTTTCTGGAGCTCCTCCACTTTGCGGGTAAGCTCACCCTGCCCTGCCAGGGCCTTAGTAGAAGCAGGAGAAACCATCTGCCAGGGTATGGGGGAATCAATGGGGTGGGAGGTGAGTCCACATCCAGATCCCTGGAGGTCCTCGAGGCCTTGGTCCTGACCCCAAGAAGGTCACTTACCCCCAGAGGCTGCATCTGCTCCAACACCAAACTAACTTTCCTCTTCACAGAGGCTTCACTTTCTGGGCTTCTGGAGGATGGAAGGACGGAAGCAAGGGTGAACGGAAGGGAGAAGAGACCAGGAAAGAGATGGGAAGTGAAGCCAGGGGGACAAGAAAGGAAGGGTATGCTTCCACTCACCCCTCCCTTAGGATGCCATAGATGGTAGCCTTCACATGGTCCACACTGCCTGGTACAGCTGCCTCCCGCTGGTCTCGGAGAAGGTCCGGAGTTGATTTGAACTggaggaaaaatgaagaaacaaagagaaaggaagaagagaggaagggagggaagatcAGACCAGAGTGCGTATGTGGCTCAAACGGAACACAGGGAGCAGTTGAGAGATGAAGTCTCTGAGCACAATGAACAACACTACTCAGGCCTCAGGCACAGCCCCGAAAATGTCCAAGCCGGAGAGACGTCAGCACTATTGCTGCCAATCAGACTTTCCTCCCTCACCAGCTGTGAGCTGTGCCACAACCAATTTGTCATTAACACCAACTGATGTACTAGAATTTATGAACGCACATGGAGGTCACGTCCCTGAGTAAAAAAGGAGAAAGCGTGGACTTCAAGACTATCAGGGGAGCTTTCCCTACCCTCCAAGAATGCATTACCAAAGGTGCTAGACCTAGCAAACTAGCATTTGCTGATGACTGAAGAATGGCTAACTCTCCATGCTCAATTCCATTTCCCCGAGAATTTTACCCATGAAAGTATGCTGTGTACATGGGTACTTAGTGGATAAGACTTTCTGCCCTGTGTTCTCTGAATTAGCAAAGGATTGATTCCGTGGGCTGATGCAAAGCTGGGGTTGTCAGTAGGGAGGGATGACATCTGACCTGCACCATGGTGGGATCCTGTGCTTTGTCCCGTGGCTCCTCAAAACTCTGACGGACCCAGTCTTGAGTCTGCCGGGAACGGCTAAAGCTGCTGAGATAGCTCTGGCTCTGGGATGGCTGCTTTGAACTGTCCACGTGCTCGTCATACTTTGTACCAGGGGTCCAGTGGTTGGGGGGCTGGCGTTCCCGATCCTCGTGGTTCTCCCGTGAGAGCCGGCTGTCCAGACTCTGGCTCCGTTTGCGCTGCTCATGGGGAAGCGTCCGCGTGCGGCGGCCAGTCCGGCCTCGGACCTGGCCCCCGGTTCGACTATCAAACTTGTTGATGAGTGAGTCCACGGAAGACAATGGAGCAGTGTCAATGGTGTTAACCGGGGGAGTCTTCTGAGGGGCCAGCTCCAACAAGCTGGCGCTCCTGTTGCTGGGAGCCACAGCAGCCAGCCCTGTCAGAGAGGCCTGCGACTGGGAACGGAGCAGTCTTCCACTCCAGTGGTCCCTGGGCTCCTCATCAGATGTGCTGCCCTGAGAAGGGGCAGGAAACCCCTGGACTTGAGAGTAGGGGTTCTCAGGGGGCTCTGAGTCAGAGCTCAGTGCTCCTGGCGATCCCCGGTTGTTGGTGCCCTTGATTTGGACCCCAAAGGAGTCACTCCCTTTCTCTCCACTGTTTAGCACCACAAAGGGCTGCCCAGCAATGCCCTGCACGCGCACAGCGACCCCATAGGAACTGGCTCGTGCATCCTTAGCAGGGCGTCTCCCACTGCGACGAAGGGTGCCCACCTCGGCAGCACCCTCTGGCTCTGTGATAAAGCGAATTTGGACTCCATGGTCTACAGGGCCCCGAGGATCAGCCATCATGTGTGTCTGCTCCACATGGAGGAGGGGTCCTAGAAGATAAAGAAACCAGTTTTAGCTGAGGAGCCGGAAGTAGAAGCCCAGCTTTAGGGGAGCTGACTGCCTTGTCAGGTCCCTCTATAGAAAATGGTTCTCATATTTTATCTGAGCAGCAGAAATGTAGTATATGGGCGTCTACCCCCGGTTTCTGACTTAGTCCTGGAGCTagtctgagaatctgagttcaacaGCAACCTCTCCCGAGTGAGGCCAATATTCCTGCTCCGGATAGCACACTTCGAAAAGGCTAGGGAGGTAGTTCATGAGTAGACAGCTTGCTAGTATGTACAAGGTCCTTCCAACataggaagggaaaaaaatcaaaataaaatagagaatataCTTTGAGGTCCACAGACTCAAAGATAATTCATTTCCTTGATTCAATCCTGGGGAGTGTGGCTTATTGAGACTTTGAAGATGTCTACTGATCTTCACATCCAACACAGATAGCCTCTCCCATGTAAAGGCAGATCCCCAAACCTGCCAATCTGATTCCTCCACCCCTTTGAAAAAAGAAGCCTCCTGCTGCAGTTTGTTAAAAGACATAGATCACAAAATGTGGCATCCCTTTCTGGGAAGTCACTTAAACTGATACTGAGACAGCAGCGATGTCTGTGGGGTGAATGTTCTGAGGGCGAGACAGACATAAGAGTTGTACTCTCTGGGCTTTCCACCGGGTAGCTTTCTGTCCCTTCTGAACCTGATACCATGTAGAGTACTGTCGATTTGAGAAAGGACTTTGAGCTGGGCTGTGACTCAGTAGTATAGCATGTCTAACTTGTGCAAGatctggattcaatccccagcacgagagaaaaggaagaggaggagggaggactgaaatacaattttatttttttcttggtttttcgagacagggtttctctgtagctttggtgcctgtcctggaactcgctttgtagaccaggctggcctcgaactcacagagatccacctgcctctgcctcccgagtgctgggattaaaggcgtgtgccaccaccgcccggtgagacAATGTCTtttatagcccaagctggcctcacacccattttgcagctgaagatgaccttcaGTTCTGATCCTTCTCTTCCCACTTCTTGAGTACTGGTATTACAAAGGTGAGACCCTGGCCTGGTTTTCTGCAGCGCTGGGATGGACCTCAAGAgctgctgggcaagcactctaccaacagagcttCAGCCCCGTcctttaaaaatgagttttagtGTGCTAGTCCAAGGACCCAGAAAAGGTAGGTTGTGGGATAGTGCCAGGGCCATCCACAGGCCAACTTCCTGGTCCACATTGCCCAAGCTTAGAGTCAGTAAATGGAATGTGTTTCAGGTGTGCTCAGGCTCCTGGAACTTGGGAGGGAGGTTTTGTTCCCAGCAAATTAAACAACAAATGCCTTTCTCACTCCTTCTGCTGGCCTCTACTGGAGCCCAGCACCGAGCTGGAGGGAGGAACCTCAGGTGTGCCAGCCAGAAAAACAATCATACCCAATACAACCTCCCTGTGGGGCTCTGGGCCAAGGAAACTTGGCAAGGGCCTCTCAGAGATAGTAGAAGGCCTAGGAAGCCAGAAAACCAGGGCATCTGAAGGGCGGGGATGGGCAGGAGGGGCAGAATCCAGGTGGGCAAAGGTTTGGAGGAGAAATGGACACTGAGGGCATTCTTAGCATTCCTAAACCTTCccaactaaagaaagaaataagcacTTTATCGGGAATGATTCACTTTGGGGGTCCTGGGGCTGTGCACCTCCTCCATGACACAGCCCACACAAACTTTTAACAGAATTTTTAAGTTTGTGAGGGCAGTggagagagaagctctccaaatTACTCAAGAAATAGAAAAGGCACCAGAGCAGTGGTTCGCAACCTGTGGGTGTCGATCTTTTTGGAGTCAAAAGGATCCTTTCCCAGGGTCACctgagaccattggaaaacactggtatttacattatgtttcataacagtagcaacattagttataaagtagcaatgaaaatgcttttattgttggggtcaccacaacaggaggaactgtattaaagggttgcagtattaagaaggttgagaaccactgctctagagtcaGCCCTtgtgaggctgaagcaggaggattaccatgagttcaagatcagctgcAGTTgcctagtgagactctgcctcaataaaAATGCTGGATAAACaacctccttcccttcttcctccacaTGCAATCATTTTataatgtgtaattttttttttttttttttttttggagacagggtctatgtagcccaggctggccctgactgAACTTACTAAGTAGCTAAGGATTGTTGCTGAGGacactgaggttccttctttaGGGTCTTAAATTTCATTAGTACAAGAATTTATAAATGGACCCAGCAGGgaacttaaaaacaattttattcgAGTTTGAGAGACAAACAATAGGTCAATCTCAGCAGTTACCAGaagtgggaaaagagaaaggcccgcctttaagaaagcaggcagttttttggtttttgtttttggagctgaggatcaaacccagggccttgtgtttgctaggcaagccctctaccactgagctaaatccccaacccttttttttttttttggaagaaagCAGGCAGTTTTAGTAATGGAGGCAAGCACCCAACCACATGGCAGACACGCAGCTGCATGGCAGAGGGGCTTCAGAGGAAAAGCGAAAGCCGGGTATGTATGGGGACGCAGCTCAAGCTTTGGTAGGTatctaaaagaagaaacagaagaggcaAAGTCATACTTCTCTCACGGGGAAAGCAGATATTTTCTTGCAGAGCTTCCATCATTTACAGACTCCCAGCAGGTTTACCTCGGTTTACCTCCATACATTTACTGAAGAAGAGATTAGTTCCTGTCCCTCCACTAGACAATAagctcctccagggcaaagaccaAGACACTCAGCTACCCTGTGCCTGGAACAGAGACTGGAAACGAATACTCTTTGAACCACGGCAGGCTCTCCCAGCAGCAGAAAGAGATGCCCATGGATCTCAGAGCATTCTTTGTGCCTTAGTAACAAGGCAGCTTCCTGGTCTGGACTCTCTGCCCCACACAGTCCTGATCTTACTTACAATCAGGTGTACCTAAACTGCCAGCTCTCAGAAGTCACATGATTTATTTATGATGAAGTTCTGCCCTGTCAGTCTATCTGCAGATCACCCAGATCAGGTCAAAGGAGCTCCCCTGTAGGCACAGCAAAATGCCCAGCCCCTGGGTCCAGAGTGCCAGACAATGCAGGGGTACTATCCAGTGTTCCCCTAGGTTCCAAAGACaccctctcccccccaccccaatcacTGTCAGCTCCAGGACATGTGGGTCAGGGGCCAGGACGGAGAGATCTTTAGGGTGGGTCAGAAAACAGAGCGCTAAATGATTCAACACGGAAAACCGAAACGTACCCGCCTTCAGTTACAGAGGACTGTGGGGTGGGGCCCAGGGAGCAGGGCAGTTCCAAGGCCTTGCATAAGCCCTAGGCAGGTAAACAATGACCATGACATGAAGTCCAGGGCCGTGCTCTTACCAGATGCCTGaccctcttttccctcccctgGCACATGCCCAGGGCATTTCTCACCAACTGTACTCTGGGAAAAGACCAGGACAGAAGTTAATTCAGCgccatctgtctgcctctgccattCCTGCCTGAACACAGGGAGAAGGCACGGTACACCTGTACCAGACAGCCACTTCTCAGTGAGTTACTCATTAGCCTGCCCTGCCCCAATTCCATCACCTCTGGCCCAGCCATTCGCTTCTGGCTTCCA is drawn from Onychomys torridus chromosome 6, mOncTor1.1, whole genome shotgun sequence and contains these coding sequences:
- the Cgn gene encoding cingulin — encoded protein: MMADPRGPVDHGVQIRFITEPEGAAEVGTLRRSGRRPAKDARASSYGVAVRVQGIAGQPFVVLNSGEKGSDSFGVQIKGTNNRGSPGALSSDSEPPENPYSQVQGFPAPSQGSTSDEEPRDHWSGRLLRSQSQASLTGLAAVAPSNRSASLLELAPQKTPPVNTIDTAPLSSVDSLINKFDSRTGGQVRGRTGRRTRTLPHEQRKRSQSLDSRLSRENHEDRERQPPNHWTPGTKYDEHVDSSKQPSQSQSYLSSFSRSRQTQDWVRQSFEEPRDKAQDPTMVQFKSTPDLLRDQREAAVPGSVDHVKATIYGILREGSPESEASVKRKVSLVLEQMQPLGMVSPASTKALAGQGELTRKVEELQKKLDEEVKKRQKLEPSRLGLERQLEEKAEECSRLQGLLERRKEDAQQSAKELQNMKLRLGQEEGLRHGLETQVKELQIKLKQGQSPEPAKEVLLKDLLETRELLEEVLEGKQRVEEQLRLRERELTALKGALKEEVASHDQEVEHVRLQYQRDTEQLRRSMQDVTQDHAAVEAERQKMSSLVRELQRELEETSEETGHWQNMFQKNKEELRATKQELLQLRMEKEEMEEELGEKVDLLHRDLEQARAGARDIHQVEELKKLSLRVKALKRQVDEAEEEIERLDSLRKKAQRELEEQHEVNEQLQARIKSLEKDAWRKASRSAVEATLKQEGLSSDEESDSVYDPSSIASLLTESNLQTSSC